The DNA sequence GGATTGCTAATTTTTGCTTAGATAAAACATTGTTATAAATTTCATGTAATGCAAATTCTAAGTCGTGGTTATTTATATAGCTTTTGAATGTGTCATCGAAGCAAATCCCGCGCCTTCCATCGAGTAGTATATTTTTTAAAGCTTCTTGATATAAAAGCGCTATGTATCCAACGCCTCTATCGATTTCTAGCATGTTATCTGTAGGGTTTGCGTAAAACAAATTGCATGGATTAATCGTTCTAGAAAAGCTTGGGTCCTGTTCGCCAGATCCATGATTCCAAAGAATTAAAGCGTATTCATCTGCTGGATAGTGTGAAGCAGACCATGCTACAAAGTCGATCAGAGTATTCGGGCTTCCGCTGTTAAGTTTTTGCATTGGAGAGTCCTCTCCGAGCACCAGTAGTTTTCTTCCCGCCTTTACCACATATCGTCTTGTAGGGCTTGAGTTTCCAGGTGTGTTTAGCTGAACAACAATGTTTACGTTTTCATTAGAACCAATAGATTCTAGTTGCTTTAGGTTTTTCCATGCAAAGTAATGAAGGTCATTATCGGCTGCCATGTAAACCATAAAAGTTAGCGGCTTTTTTGAATGTATTGAGCGTATTTCTGCGCAATCTTTTTCTGTATAAAAGTCTTCCTTTTGTGACTCTATGGCAAGCTCAAAGAGCTCATCTGTTGATATAAGCCTAGGGTCTAACCGACCGTGTGACAAATCTGTTTGCAGCATGGTAAAAATGCATAGGGTAAAGATTTTTGCTTTTTTTGCATAGTGCTTCATATGGCTCCTTTTTTAATAAGCGCGTATGGTGAAAAATTATTTATACTAGGATCGTATAAAGCTTGCAGGAGCAAAGGCAACTGTTTTTGAGTATTTAGCTCTAAAAAGCCATATGATAATGTATGTGACCCCAAAGCTCAGCTGAAAATCTAGAAATAGAATTTGAAGCGGGTTGTGCATAAGAATTATTAAGGTTGTCGTTGTTAAGGCGTGGATACTTGAGTAGGTAAACTTGTTCATTTTGCTAAACATTTGAAAAAGAATCATGAATAGAGCACGAACAAATGAAATGCTGGGGTAGGTTATTTCAAAGTATCCAATTGATAGAAGTGTTCCCAGAAAATATCTATATGAGTGCCTAATTCTTAGGTAGTGCAGGCATGTCATGAGCAATCCAAAAATGGTTACTAGGTGAATTCCGGAGCGTGCCATATGATGCGCAATTCCAAGGTAGATGGAGTTGTGTTGCATTGCAACAGTATCTAAGTTTTTTTCTCGTCTTCCTAGAAACAGTGGGCTAAAAAGGCTAGTGGCACGTTTGCTTAGCTGTGATGTAAAAAGATTAAAATATCTTTTATGGATTGGCAGCCCGGCATCATTTTTAATGATAATCTTGTTTGATGCTATAAATGCAGAGGCCCAAATATTTTCTTTTATAAGGTACGATTCGTACTCGCATCCAACTTCTGGCTTAGTTAGTTTTATCTGGCTTATTTCAATTGTTTGCCCTTCTTGCAGCCGGAAAGTTCTTTTGGTTGGTGCGTAGATTAAAATATTTTTTGATATTTTTGATTCTTTTAATTCGTGGTTTGTTGCGCTTGTTGCGTGCAACAAAATTGTTGTTTGTTCTTTTGCCAGGCTTGAATTATTTATTTGGCATATAACCCCTTGTAGGGTGAGAGACTTGTGTAGCAATTCGCTCTGAGAATTATAATTGTTGCGCATTTGCTTGATTTGTAAAAATGCACCGGTTGAAAACAACATGCATAAAATTAAAACAAAGCTTTGGTGCTGCTTTTGCTCAAATGCGGTATAAAAAAACAGCGCAGCATAGGCAATAGGGATTGCCATCCAGTAGCCAGAAAGTATTGCCAGAATTGATAGAGCCGTTGCTACGGTTATTGTTGCAATGACATGTGGAAAAGGAACTGCGTAAAAGAAGTCAAAAGAAGTTTTCATAGTGGATTAATTATAGCAAAAAATGATTTTTTCTCTAGACTTAAAGGCAAATAAATAAGCTTAAAACAAGAAAAAATTAATTTTAAAAAAAGAATAAAAAATGAAAAATATAGATAAGCGAGTTCATAAATTTACCCTATCAAACGGCTTGACCATCTTGGTCTGCCCTAAAAAACAATCATCAAAAGTTTCGTTACAGCTTTGGTACAATGTCGGATCAAAGCATGAAGTAAATGGTGAAAAAGGAATGGCTCATTTTATTGAGCATATGATTTTTAAAGGCACTAAGGATTTGCTTACCGAGTCAGATATAAACATGATCACGCAGAAATTATCGGGGTATGCCAACGCTTTTACCTCTTATGATTACACTGGGTATCTGTTTGATCTTCCTGTTGCAAATTGGGCAAAGGTTTTACCTGTTTTTGCAGACTGCATGCAGAATTGTACTTTTGATCAAGAGCATATGAACTCTGAAGTCAAAGCAGTTATTCAAGAGCTTAAAATGTATCGAGATGATTTTTCTTGGACTCTTGCAGATAGTCTTGTAACCAACATTTTTGAGTCGCATCCGTATCACTACCCTATCATTGGGTACAAACAAGATTTATGGAGCTTGCAAAGACAAACACTCGTTAATTTTTATAAAAAATATTATATCCCGCAAAATGCTGCACTTGTAATAGTTGGTGATATTGATGTGCAAGATGCTTTCGAACAAGCGCAAAAAGCATTTGGAAACATTGTCAGAGGTGCAGACATTGAAAAGCCTGACTTTTTCGTTGATGAGGATTTGCAAGCAAAATCAATTACAATTTATCGAGATGTTGCGCAAGCAACTTGTATGTTGGCATTTGTTTTGCCTGGAGCTACGGCACAAAAAGAATTTTTGTATGATCTTTTGGCCTACCTGTTAACAAACGGAAAAGGATCTCGACTTCACAAAATTTTGGTTGATGAGCTTGAGATTGCAATCTCGATCCACGCTATGAGCTACGATTTATTCGATAGAGAAATTTTCTTTATCGAATTTAAGCCTAAAAAAGAATCAGGCATTGATCAAATTAAAGAAATTATCTTACGAGAAATCAGTGATTTGTCTGAAAACGGAATTCCTGATTTTGAGCTGCAAAGAGCGTTAAAGCTTGCACAAGTTGATTATCAAGACTTGCTTGAAGATGTGCAAAAACAAGCCTATGCAATTGGCAAATCTTTTACTGCAACGGGCGATGAACAGTATCCTTTTACCTATTGTAACTATGAAAAAGATGATGCTTCAAATCAGGTTCAAAGTCTTTTAAAAGAATATTTTAGACCGACTTTATGCCATGAGGGAAAAATCATACAAGCTCCAAAGTCAGAGCTTGGTTATTTGAAAAAACTACAAGAAGATTCTGATGAGCTTGACACTAAAATTTTATTTGGAAAAGAGCGCACATCAGATGTGGTTGATGGGTCATATGTCCATACCATTAATGTTGAAAAGCTAGCAAAAAAGCCCTCTCCTGTTGCAAAAAAAGTCACATTAAAAAATGGCTTACAGGTTCTCTTTCATCACAATGCTGATGTTGATTTGGTTGAATGCATTTTAAGCTTAAAGGCAAATCATCACCATGATCCAGCTGGAAAACACGGCATTGGGTATATAGTTTCTAAGATGATGCTCGAAGGCTCCTCTGCCTATCCAGGCTCTTTGTTTACCCAGCATGCTGAGTCGTATGGAATCTCAATTTCATCAAATCCAGGACAAGTGTTAATCACTATGCTTTCGCAAGATGTTTCAAAAGGAATGGAGCTTCTTGGTGAGATCGTTAAGAATGCAACATTAAGCGCTGAGAGCTTTGATAGAATAAGAAGCAAAACAAAGTCACAGCTTGTTCAATTTTGGGACACTCCGACCAAGTGTATTTCTCAGGTGGCCTCAGAAAAAATTTATGGCAATCATCCATACGGAAATATGGCCTGGGGTAGCGAGCAAAGTCTTGATAGTTTAACCCCTCAAGAATGCGTTAATTATTATAAAAATATGATTTCTCCCCAGGAGGCAATTTTATCAATTGTTGGAAATTTTAATCCAGAAACTCTTATTGAATCTATAGAAAATTCGCTCGGGTCTTCATGGGCTGGTAACCTCATAGCAGATTTGGATTATCCAGCTATTTTGCCGGTGAAAAAAGAAGAAATAAGCATTGAAAAAAACCGAGATCAAGTAGCTGTTGTTTTTGCTGGTTTGTCAGTTGATCGGCTCGATCCACTCTACGATGACTTGCTAGTTTTTAATCAAATTTTAACCGGTGGAATGAGCTCTAGATTATTTGATTTGCGTGAACAAAGCGGTCTTTTTTACACGATTGGCGGATCGGTTGTTTCTGGCTCGGGAAAACAGCCAGGTATGATTTTTATTAAAACAATTGTTTCAAAAGATCGTTTGCAAGAAGCTCAAGATGCCATAGCAAATTGTCTTGATAGTGCGGTTGATACGATTACAGATCAAGAATTTGATGAAGCAAAAGAAGTTGTTATAAATACGTTTCCGACGCTTTTTGATTCAAATGAAAACATGGCATCAACCTTCTTGTTTTTACAAAAGTATGAATTGCCTGAAAATTATTTTGAAAATCGAATTGATACCATTCGTGCAATCGATATCAATAGAATGAAAGAGTCTGTTAAGAAATATTTAAACAGTGAAAAATTAGTTTGCGTTAGAATCGGCAGAATTTAAGAACTATTTTAGTAGTCGCAAAAAGATAAAACAAATAAAACATTTTCTCTTTTTGCGACTACTGTTTTATAGGTCCTGGAGCCATAGGGTATAGTTGGTTTATGAAAATTGCTGCAGCGGTTATTTTTTTACTGTTTTCCTCTCAAGTCTTTTCGCAAGAAAACCTAAGGGTTGATTTTACTGCGAGGGGGAAACGAAAAAAGCTTTTTAAAATAAATTTCTTTCATGGTGATAGTTCTGTTGGGTTTTTGTTTGTTTATAAAATCCATGGTTCTAGGGCATATGTTTTTTATAGTTTATATATCTACACAGAGCATAGAAACAATGGTTATGGCGAGTTTTTTTAAATCATTCGTGTGATTATATCAAAAGCCTTGGAGCCAAAAAAGTTTATATTCAGCCTGGCTCTTTTGAGATAGTTGATAATAGAATTTGCAAGCCAGACGATGAAACTAAAAAAAATAACGACAAAAAGCTTTTAAGATTTTATAAAAGATGTGGTTTTAAAATTGCTGGAAAAGCAGCAAGGAAGATCGCGAGCATGGTTTATTCATTTATGAAAATAGATGAAAATGCCGATTTTTTAATGGTAAACAATCTTAGAGCAAGTCTTTGAAAAAATGTCATTTTTTGCTATGTTGAACGTACGATTAAATCGATTGTTTTTAAATTAAAAAGGAGTTTGAGTATGAAAAATGTTATTAAAGTTTTTGGGCTATTATTTTTGTTGAGTTTTCTTGGAGGGTGCGCTTCTATTACTAGTGATGGTACTGCTGTGTCGAATAATCAGCAAAAAAATGATCGCTCAAATCTCCCGGACGCGCCACAACCTTAATTTTTAAGAACATTAAAAAGCTAAAATCAATAAAAAGTTTTTAGCTTTTTACTATTCTGATTGATTTTATATGCAAAATAAAATGATTCTCTTGAAAAAGAAAGAAAATATTTTTTTTTAGAGTGCTTGCAGTGATATCGTTTAGCATTCTTTAAAAAAGGAATAATATGAAAAAATTCATGAGTATACTTGCTGCATTTGCTTTGTTAACAGTTGTAACTGGCTGTAAAAAATCTAAAAAAGATGAAAACAAGCCTGTTAAAAAAGAACATATGAAAAAAGATCATATGAAAAAAGATGACAAAAAAAAATCAATGAAAAAAGATCATGCAAAAAAAGATATGCATTCTAAAAAATCACATGATTCAAAGAAAAAATCATCTTACTAAAAACAATTTCTTAATTTAAGAATTTGTAAAAAAGGGCGCTTGTTTAAAGCGCCCTTTTTTTTGATAAAAAGTCTATTTCTAGCAGCAGCAACCGCCAGATTTTATTTTTTTTGGTTTAATTGGTATCGACTGAATTGGAGCTATTGGGGTTATTTCTTGGGAAATATCAATGACTGGCGTTGCGCGCTTTGAGTGCTCTTGCGCTATTTGATTAACTGCTGACTGTGCTTGATTAAGGGCTGTGGTCAGTTGGCCGGACAGTAGGGAGGTGGACAGTGATGGCACTGGTGATGAATTGATTGAAAGGGATGCGGCGCGTGGTTGTTGAGTCTCTGCTAAAATTCGTAAAGCTTCATAGGTGGAAACAGATGCCTTATTTGCGCTGTCAATGTGTTGACTTTGTAAAATAAAACCTTCTTGGGTTTGCATAGCGAGCCTTCGGTGAGATTTGTCGGCTTTGGTTATCTTTTCTAGCAGTGTGTTGAAGATGTGATCTGTTGCTACTTGGTAAGCTTGAAAGTCTTCAGATAGTTTTTCTACTTGCTGAGCAAAATCTCTATTTTGATTTTCTAGCTTATATCTACAAGAAGCATGCACCATTCTGTTTATTTTGTATGCAATTGCTGATAGTGCGATAAGTGCAGTAGCGCTTGAAACGCCAGCATATAAAAGTTGCGCAGATCCTATTGCTGCACTTTCCATTCCAGGAATAAATCTTTTTTGTGGCTGAAAAAAATTATGAGCATTAAGAATTACACCGGATTGTTTGTAGGTTGCATAACAAGCTCCTGCTGCTGCGCTAGATATTAAGGAAATCTCTACGCAATCTAGAAGCCTTAGTTGATTTAGGGTTGGTTTTTCTTGTTTGATAAATGGGCTAGTTGGATAGTTTTTGTTTTTTACATGAGCTTTAAGTAGTTTTTTTTGGCAGGATGGTGACATTGCCATTGTGCAGCTAAGCTCTGATTTGTCTAGTTCGTTATTTAATGAACTAATTGTGAGTTCATTAAGCTCTGGCGAAAGGTCTATTTGAAAAGCTCTTTTGCTTTCTTCTCTTCGAGGGCTTAAGCAGAAAGGGCTTGGTATAAAATCAGGACTTATATCGCCTTGAGCATAAGCTTTTCTGCCCTCTCTTGAAGAATCGGAGCCGTTTAAAAAAGCTGCTAGATTAAAGATTGATATAAGGAAAGAGCATAGAATAAGTTTTTTCATAAAATCCCCTATTTTTGATATAATATTGTTCTACCTATTTCAGGGTAGTTTAAAAAAAATGGTTAGCTAAAAGCAATAATTTTAAGTAACTGCAAAATTGTTTGTCGTTATTTCGTGATTGAGAGCATATGAACAACATGAATCAAGATTTGTACAAACAAGACTTAATTGATCACTCTAAAAACCCTAGAAATTACGGTATTTTAGATGGAGCAGATTTTTTTTCAGATGAACACAACCCCTCCTGTGGCGACAGTGTTAAAATCTGTGGAATTATTGAAAATGGTAAAATAGTAGAAATGAGATTTGAGGGATCTGGATGCGTTTTAAGCATGGCCATGGCTTCAAAGCTTACAGAATTTGTCGTTGGAATGGATTTGCATGAAGTAGCGAAGCTCGATGAAGAGCTTGTTGAAAAATTGCTTGGAACAAGGCTTGGCTTAAATCGATTACGATGCGGACTTTTGTCTGTCATGGCTCTGACCAAGGGAGCAAGTCAATACTTGGAAAAAAATAGGTCTAGTGCTTCAGCTCTTTAACTCTTAAAAAAAGCCCTTGTTTAGGCTCAAAATTTGAAAATTTAGATAAAATCTGATATCTTTACAAAGACTTAATAATCTTATTTTTAATAACATTTTGCAATTTTTAGGAAGATAAAAATTGTGTCGAAAAAAATATGTCAAAAGAGCGTATAAAACCAATTCAGTTTGCGAAAGCCTACATTGTTCCTTCATCGGACGATATGGTTCTTTCTGCAGAGCAAAAACAGTCAATGATCGACCTGTTTGAAAGTGAAGTTAGTAAATATAATTCTGGTCAATTGGTAACCGGAAAAATTATATTAATTGATTCAAACGGTGTGCTTGTTGATATCAAATACAAATCAAACGGTATCATTCCTTTGTATGAATTTTCAGAACAAGAAATGAGAGAAATTGCTGTTGGCAAAGATCTCGAAGTTATCATCGACGAACTTGAAAACGTTAATGGTGATGTTGTTCTTTCTTATGAAAATGCAAAAACAGTTCGCGCTTGGGATAGAATTACCAAGTTGTTCGAAGAAGGAAAACCGGTTGAGGGTGTGGTCACTCACAAAGTTAAAGGTGGACTTAGTGTTGAT is a window from the Candidatus Dependentiae bacterium genome containing:
- a CDS encoding clostripain-related cysteine peptidase, which translates into the protein MKHYAKKAKIFTLCIFTMLQTDLSHGRLDPRLISTDELFELAIESQKEDFYTEKDCAEIRSIHSKKPLTFMVYMAADNDLHYFAWKNLKQLESIGSNENVNIVVQLNTPGNSSPTRRYVVKAGRKLLVLGEDSPMQKLNSGSPNTLIDFVAWSASHYPADEYALILWNHGSGEQDPSFSRTINPCNLFYANPTDNMLEIDRGVGYIALLYQEALKNILLDGRRGICFDDTFKSYINNHDLEFALHEIYNNVLSKQKLAILGFDACLMSMIGIASIAKKYSQYMVSSQEVEYGTGWNYELALKPLLKQSLSPKELAQQLVFSYEQNYQKIINEYTQSALDLSFSQALEDSISKVSELLIEALQHQTNHSASDILRKCKSTKYCTCFDEPSYIDLGHFFLNIQQHVQHISIKDKSREVALQRELSSALQEGLDIIPQFVVANCVGQKLKNAQGISIYFPEHSISQNYLKSPFAMTNSWSHFIQKYIFG
- a CDS encoding ComEC/Rec2 family competence protein, whose product is MKTSFDFFYAVPFPHVIATITVATALSILAILSGYWMAIPIAYAALFFYTAFEQKQHQSFVLILCMLFSTGAFLQIKQMRNNYNSQSELLHKSLTLQGVICQINNSSLAKEQTTILLHATSATNHELKESKISKNILIYAPTKRTFRLQEGQTIEISQIKLTKPEVGCEYESYLIKENIWASAFIASNKIIIKNDAGLPIHKRYFNLFTSQLSKRATSLFSPLFLGRREKNLDTVAMQHNSIYLGIAHHMARSGIHLVTIFGLLMTCLHYLRIRHSYRYFLGTLLSIGYFEITYPSISFVRALFMILFQMFSKMNKFTYSSIHALTTTTLIILMHNPLQILFLDFQLSFGVTYIIIWLFRAKYSKTVAFAPASFIRS
- a CDS encoding pitrilysin family protein, translating into MKNIDKRVHKFTLSNGLTILVCPKKQSSKVSLQLWYNVGSKHEVNGEKGMAHFIEHMIFKGTKDLLTESDINMITQKLSGYANAFTSYDYTGYLFDLPVANWAKVLPVFADCMQNCTFDQEHMNSEVKAVIQELKMYRDDFSWTLADSLVTNIFESHPYHYPIIGYKQDLWSLQRQTLVNFYKKYYIPQNAALVIVGDIDVQDAFEQAQKAFGNIVRGADIEKPDFFVDEDLQAKSITIYRDVAQATCMLAFVLPGATAQKEFLYDLLAYLLTNGKGSRLHKILVDELEIAISIHAMSYDLFDREIFFIEFKPKKESGIDQIKEIILREISDLSENGIPDFELQRALKLAQVDYQDLLEDVQKQAYAIGKSFTATGDEQYPFTYCNYEKDDASNQVQSLLKEYFRPTLCHEGKIIQAPKSELGYLKKLQEDSDELDTKILFGKERTSDVVDGSYVHTINVEKLAKKPSPVAKKVTLKNGLQVLFHHNADVDLVECILSLKANHHHDPAGKHGIGYIVSKMMLEGSSAYPGSLFTQHAESYGISISSNPGQVLITMLSQDVSKGMELLGEIVKNATLSAESFDRIRSKTKSQLVQFWDTPTKCISQVASEKIYGNHPYGNMAWGSEQSLDSLTPQECVNYYKNMISPQEAILSIVGNFNPETLIESIENSLGSSWAGNLIADLDYPAILPVKKEEISIEKNRDQVAVVFAGLSVDRLDPLYDDLLVFNQILTGGMSSRLFDLREQSGLFYTIGGSVVSGSGKQPGMIFIKTIVSKDRLQEAQDAIANCLDSAVDTITDQEFDEAKEVVINTFPTLFDSNENMASTFLFLQKYELPENYFENRIDTIRAIDINRMKESVKKYLNSEKLVCVRIGRI
- a CDS encoding iron-sulfur cluster assembly scaffold protein gives rise to the protein MNNMNQDLYKQDLIDHSKNPRNYGILDGADFFSDEHNPSCGDSVKICGIIENGKIVEMRFEGSGCVLSMAMASKLTEFVVGMDLHEVAKLDEELVEKLLGTRLGLNRLRCGLLSVMALTKGASQYLEKNRSSASAL